The Nitrospinaceae bacterium genome contains a region encoding:
- a CDS encoding Gfo/Idh/MocA family oxidoreductase → MDNSDSLKVAFIGLGWWGDVLADAAVASGVAEVVGGYSRTAGTRAKFAEKFSCKNYDSLEALLADPDSEAVVIASANGVHKAHTLAAAEAGKHIHLEKPMSFSIADCKEMISVCETAGVKLGIGQNFRRWPMFRRAKKMIDAGDLGTVSLASVNFSGPLGLTAGEGSPRWDPVENPGGPLYSYTIHLADLMEGLFGEIDTIHAVCGKVGGPSKTDDAAGGVLHFKNGMVGILSGSYTAPFRFIGSIEGSKGALSFSSGGAPTFQKFEDGMADAEVLDIGYGFWNGRDLGNAEQFSDLRRSIREGGDPEVNGTNGLRALGVMQAMLKSHAEGRAVSMEEILAD, encoded by the coding sequence ATGGACAATTCTGATTCATTGAAAGTGGCTTTTATCGGTCTTGGTTGGTGGGGTGATGTTCTTGCTGATGCTGCGGTGGCTTCGGGTGTGGCGGAAGTGGTGGGTGGATATTCCCGAACAGCGGGTACGCGCGCGAAATTCGCAGAAAAATTCTCGTGCAAAAATTATGATTCACTTGAAGCGCTCCTTGCCGACCCCGATTCCGAGGCGGTCGTCATTGCCTCGGCGAACGGAGTGCACAAGGCACATACGCTTGCGGCGGCGGAGGCGGGTAAGCACATTCATCTCGAAAAGCCGATGTCTTTTTCCATCGCAGACTGCAAGGAGATGATCAGTGTCTGTGAGACGGCTGGTGTCAAACTCGGCATTGGTCAGAATTTTAGGCGATGGCCCATGTTTCGTCGCGCCAAGAAAATGATAGACGCCGGAGATTTAGGAACTGTCAGTCTGGCGTCGGTGAATTTTTCGGGTCCTCTTGGCCTCACTGCCGGGGAGGGGAGTCCACGCTGGGACCCGGTGGAGAATCCAGGAGGCCCTCTCTACAGCTACACTATTCACTTAGCCGATCTCATGGAGGGGCTCTTTGGCGAAATTGATACAATCCATGCGGTCTGCGGCAAGGTGGGCGGACCCTCTAAGACCGACGACGCGGCAGGAGGGGTCCTTCACTTCAAAAACGGGATGGTCGGTATCCTTTCGGGGAGCTACACCGCGCCATTTCGCTTCATAGGAAGTATTGAGGGCAGTAAAGGTGCGCTAAGCTTTTCAAGTGGCGGGGCGCCAACCTTCCAGAAATTCGAGGACGGCATGGCTGACGCCGAGGTACTCGACATCGGCTACGGATTCTGGAACGGACGCGACCTAGGCAACGCCGAGCAGTTTAGCGACCTTCGACGCTCTATCCGCGAGGGTGGGGATCCTGAGGTCAACGGTACGAATGGGCTGCGTGCCCTAGGTGTTATGCAGGCTATGCTGAAGAGTCATGCCGAGGGCCGCGCAGTTTCGATGGAAGAAATTTTGGCCGACTAG